The Streptomyces sp. B3I8 nucleotide sequence CGCTGCGCGTCGGACGGGCTCACCTCCGGCGACGGCGGTGGCTCGGGCGGCGGCGACGGCGGCGCGGAATGGCCGGGGCTCTTCGGGGACCTGCTGACCACGTTCCCGCGGTCCGCGCAGGCGGCCGAGGTGGAACCGGCCGTGAAGTCGGCGGTCGGCAAGGCGGTCGAGGCCGTGGACGGGAAGGAACCGTGCACCGCGGTCTCCCGGCTCGAAGGCCTCTCCGCGCAGATCACCGATCTGCCGGGGGAGGAGGCCGGTGTGGACGAGGCCCTGGCCAAGGACGCCGACCGGGCCGGCCGGGGCGCCGACGAAGGCGCCTACGCCTGCGGCGTCGACGAGTACAAGGACAAGGACTTCGACGCGGCCCTCAAGAGCATGAACGACTTCCTCGAGCACAACAGGCATCACAAGAACCGGGCCCGCGCCCAGAAGATCGCCATCGCCGCGGAGGTCGCGCAGACCGTCCCGGCCGCGGGCAGGCGGCTGCCCACGACGGCCTCCGGCGGGAGCATCTCGGTCACGGTCAAGAACGACAGCCCCGACGACATCAGGGTCCTCTACACGGGCCCGGTCACCGGCAGTTTCACCCTCGGGGGATGCGGCGGCTGCACGGAGTACGACTGGGGCAGCACCCTGTCCCCCGGCTTCGAGCCGTGCGGCAGGAGCGGCCGGCACTACCCGCAACGGACGATCACGCTGCCCGCCGGCACGACGTACTTCGTCCACAAGTCCCGCTCCGGCTCGACCACCACGACGCCGTCGTCCGACACGGCCGAGCTCCGCCCCGGGTACGTGTATACGGAATGCGCCTATACGACACGGGGACTGGGCGCCGGCACGGGCACGGGCAGCGACGTCTGAGCACTCACCCCACCCGCTCCCGCGTGGTCCCGAGTGGTCCCGCGCGAGGGCTCAGTGCGCCGGCGTCTGCGTGCCGAGGACCGTCAGCAGCGCCAGCCGGTCGGCGTCCTCGCTGCCCGGCTCCGCCGTGTACACCATGATCCGCAGATCGCTGCCGGACACGGAGAGCACGTCGCAGTCCAGCATCACGGCCCCCACCCGCGGGTGATCGATGATCTTGCGCGCCGCCTCGTGCACACCGACCGCCCCGGAGTCCCACAGCTCGGCGAACCGCTCGCTCCGCGCCCGCAGCCCGGCCACCAGATCCCGCAGCCGCGGATCGTCGGGGTAGCGGGCGACGGTCGCCCGCACATCGGCCACGAGCGCCCGCTCGAACGCCCGCAACGACTCCGGGGTGTGCCGGGCACGGCTGCCCGGCCCGACGAAGTGCCGCCACACACTGTCGCGTTCATTGCCCCGCCACCCCGACGGATCGCCCATCAGCGCCGCGTACGGCGGATTGGCGAACAGCAGCGTCCAGGACGCGTCGAAGACCGCGACCGGCGTCTCCGCCAGCCGGTCCAGCATCCGCTGCACGCTCGGCGTCACATGGGTCGGCACGGTGTTGCCGCCCGGCGCGAGCAACCCGGCCAGCCGGAACAGATGGGCCCGCTCGGTGCCCGACAGCCGCAGCGCCCGCGCGAGCGCCTCGACGACCTGGGGCGAGGGGTTCGACGCCCGGCCCTGTTCGAGTCGGGTGACGTAGTCGACCGAGATGCCGGCCAGCATGGCCAGCTCCTCGCGGCGCAGCCCCGCCGCCCGCCGCTGCCCGCCGGCCGGGAGCCCGGCCGCCTCCGGGGACACCCGGTCCCGCCAGCGGCGCACCGCACCGCCGAATTCCCCTGTGGCCATGCTCCCCAGTGTGCCCGGTCCGCCGCCCGGCCACCTGGTACCGCTGGTCCCAGGAAGCGGGGACTCCTGGCAGGCCCCGCCGCACCGGCGCAGCCTGGACCCATGACCACGACACTGATCACCGGGGCCAACAAGGGCCTCGGCTTCGAGACCGCCCGCCGCCTCATCGAAGCGGGCCACACCGTTTACCTCGGCAGCCGGGACGCCGAACGCGGCCGCCGCGCCGCCGATACGCTCGGCGCCCGCCCGCTCCTCATCGACGTCACCGACGACGCATCCGTCGCCGCGGCGGCCGAGACCGTCGAGGCGGACGGCGCCGGTCTGGACGTACTGATCAACAACGCCGGGATCGAGGGCCGGGGCCCCGGCAACAGCGTCATCGGTGCCGCGGACGTCACCGCCGACATGATGCGCGAGACGTTCGAGACGAACGTCTTCGGCACGGTCCGCGTCACCCACGCCTTCCTGCCGCTGCTGCGCCGCTCCGCCGCCCCGGTGATGGTCAACGTCAGCAGCGGCCTCGCCTCGCTGACCGGCCTGAGCACCCCGGGCACACCGGCGTACGGCTATCCGGGCGTCGCCTATCCCGCCTCGAAGGCGGCGGTCAACATGGTCACCGTGCAGTTCGCGAAGGCGTTCCCCGGGATGCGGATCAACGCCGTCGAGCCCGGCTTCACCAAGACGGACCTCAACGGGAACACGGGGATCCAGACCGTGGAGGAGGGGGCCGAGATCATCGTACGGATGGCGCAGGTGGGTGCGGACGGTCCCACGGGCGGCTACTTCGCCGCAGACGGCCCGCTTCCGTGGTGACCTGGGGCACCCCGGGCGCCCGCGGCGCGGGCCGTTGACGGACGCGCGTCCGCCCGCGCCGGGCAGGCCGCCACCGGGGCGTGCCCGGCCCGCCGCGGGCGGGGGGACTCCTGTCTGTCTCGGGCCGACGGCCGCCGCGGTCAGCGGCGTGTGCGCAGCTTGCTCAGCAGGCCCCGCGCCTGGGCGCGGCGGCGCGGGTCGGCGGCCTGGCGGCGCGCCTGGTCGATGGTCCGCCGGCCCTGTGGGCTCCTGGCGAACTGCTTGATGCGTTCCATGACTGAGGGCATGACGTTCCTCCCCGGCCGGTGGGCCGGCACGGCCTCCGCGCCTTCGGTCGGCGTTCGCGTTCTTCCTCGCGTGTACTCCCTGTCCCGGCTACCCCGCATCGGCCGCCCGGCACCTGTGCGATGCCGTTCCGGGCGTCATAAGGCGCGCGGTTGTGGGAACCCGTGGATCACCGGCGACGCGTACAGCGGCGTCACGACCGTTGCCGTCCCGGCAACCGCTCGAAGCAAGGAGGCATCCGTGGGACACGGCGGAGACGTCATTCACGAACTGACCACCGACCACCGCGAAGTCGAGGAGATGTTCGCCCGATTCGAGGCACTGCCGACCGGGGACAGCCGCCGCAAGGAGCTGGCCGACCAGGTCACGATCGAACTCGTGCGCCACTCCGTCGCCGAGGAGATGCATCTCTACCCCGCGGTGCGCAGGTACCTCCCGGACGGCGACTCCCTCGCCGACAAGGAGCTGGAGGAACACAGCACGGCCGAGCGCACCATGAAGGAACTGGAGGGCTGCCGGCCCGACGATCCCCGCTTCGACCAGTTGATGTCCTCTCTGATGAGCGAGATCCGCGAGCACGTCGCCGACGAGGAGAACAACCTGTTCCCCCGGCTGCGCCAGGCGGCCGACGCCGCGGACCTCGAGAAGCTCGGCGAGAAGGTGCGCACGGCCAAGAAGACGGCCCCGACCCGGCCCCACCCGGCCTCCCCGGACAAGCCGCCGGCCAACAAGCTGCTCGCCCCGGGCGCCGGCCTGATCGACAGGCTCCGCGACGCCCTGTCGGGCCGCGGCAAGAGCGACTGACGGGCGGCGAACCGCGCGGCCGCACGGCGCGCCGGGGCCGGGACCGACTGCCGTCCCGGCCCCGGCGCCGTCACGTACGGGGCGCGGGGCACGGGCTCACAGGCCGCAGGCCATGAGAGCGACAGCCCCGTGCGGCCAATTTGCCGGAACGGCAAAGCGCATCGCCCGAGCCGCCGCGCCTGCCGCAGGATCGTTCCGCGTACCCCGTTCGTACGCGTACTGTTCCGCGACCCCCGGGAGATCCCGTGCCCCTCACACCCGCCACCGGCGCACCCGTCCACCGCCTGGTGCCCTCGCCCGCCGGGCGCACCCATCTGGTCGAGCAGGGCGAGGGTCCCCTGGTCCTGCTCGTGCACGGTTTCCCGGAGTCCTGGTACTCCTGGCGGCACCAGCTCCCCGCCCTCGCCGCGGCCGGCTACCGTGCCGTGGCCCTGGACGTGCGCGGCTACGGGCGGTCCTCCCGGCCCGCCGCGCCGGAGGCGTACCGCATGCTCGACCTGGTCGAGGACTGCGTCGCCGTCGTCGAGGCCCTCGGCGAGCCGACGGCGGCGGTCGTCGGGCACGACTGGGGCTCCAACATCGCCGCCACCTGCGCACTCCTGCGGCCCGAGGTGTTCCGCGCCGTCGCCATGCTCAGCGTCCCCTACGCCCCGCCCGGCGGCCCCCGGCCCACCGAGGTCTTCGCACGGATCGGCGGCGAGGACGAGTTCTACGTCTCCTACTTCCAGGAGCCCGGACGCGCCGAGGCGGAGATCGAGCCCGACGTACGGGGCTGGCTGGCCGGCATGTACGCGGCGCTGTCCGCCGACACCATGCCCGCCGCCGACGCACCCGACCCGCACTTCGTCTCCCGCGGCGGACGGATGCGCGACCGGTTCCCGGCCGGCACACTGCCGTCCTGGCTCACGGAGGACGAACTCGACATCTACGCAGGCGAGTTCGAGCGGACCGGACTGACCGGGGCACTCAACCGCTACCGGAACATGGACCGGGACTGGGCCGACCTCACCGCCCACCACGGCGCCGCCATCACCCAGCCCTCCCTGTTCGCGGGCGGCACCCGGGACGCCTCCACCACCTGGCTGAGCGAGGCGATCGAGGCTTTCCCCCACACCCTGCCCGGTCTGGTCGGCTCGCACCTGCTGGAGGGCTGCGGCCACTGGATCCAGCAGGAGCGCCCGGAGGAGATCAACCGCCTGCTCACGGAGTGGCTCGCCGGACTGCCGACCGCCTGACGCCTCGGACCGGCTCCCTCGCCGGAGGGAGCTCCGCGCCGGGCCGCGCCTGCTCCGTATGGCGCCACGTACCGCACCGACCGCGCGGTCCTCGGCGCGTACTGCCGTCTTCCCGGGAACCGCCGGACCAGCATGGTCCGGCGGTTCCGCGTGCCCTACGCCCCGGGTGCGGGCGGACCCGTGCGCACCGACCGTCCCGTACGGTCCCGTCCCCTCCCGGCGGAGGCCGAAGCCATGTCGGACCGCGAACGCCGCGACGCCACACCCGCCCCCGGTGCCACCGCCCCACCGCGGGAGGGGGCAAGGACCTGCCGGCAGGCCCGGCGGCGGACCCGGCGGCCCACCGAGGTCACCCTGTTCAGCGGCGTCTACGGCCTCGTCATGGCCGGCGCCATGGCGGCCGCGCTGGACAGCCCCGGCGAGGCGTCCGACCCCGGCTCCGACGCACTGTGGGTGTTCCTCACCGCCGTCGCCTCCGCGGCGGCCCACGGCTACGCCCACGTTGTCGCCCACCGCGCCTCGTCGGGCGGCAGGGGCGCCCGCGCCGGGCTGCGCGCGATGGCCGCCGAGTGGCCGGTGGTCGCCGCGGCCACCCCCACCGTCGTCCTGCTGCTGCTCTCCCTGCCGCCGCTGTGGACCGAGGGGACGGCGGTCGACACGGCGCTCGTGCTCAACACGCTGCTGCTCACCGGCTGGGGCGTGTGGACCGCGCACAGCGCGGGCCGCGGCCGGGGCGCATGCGTGCGCGCCGGGGCGATCGACATGATCGTCGGACTGGTCATCATCGCGGCCAACGCCCTGATCAAATAAGCCAGTTGGGTCCCCGGGGTGGATGGTGCACGGGGCACGAATCAGCCAACCACCGTGGCGGACCGGCCGTTGTCGTCCGGCCCGGCGCGGATCATACGGGGCGATCTGGCCGGAACGTGATCAGTGTGCTTCCCTGGGAACAGAACCGCACCACTCCGCCCGCAACTCGACACAC carries:
- a CDS encoding helix-turn-helix transcriptional regulator encodes the protein MATGEFGGAVRRWRDRVSPEAAGLPAGGQRRAAGLRREELAMLAGISVDYVTRLEQGRASNPSPQVVEALARALRLSGTERAHLFRLAGLLAPGGNTVPTHVTPSVQRMLDRLAETPVAVFDASWTLLFANPPYAALMGDPSGWRGNERDSVWRHFVGPGSRARHTPESLRAFERALVADVRATVARYPDDPRLRDLVAGLRARSERFAELWDSGAVGVHEAARKIIDHPRVGAVMLDCDVLSVSGSDLRIMVYTAEPGSEDADRLALLTVLGTQTPAH
- a CDS encoding SDR family NAD(P)-dependent oxidoreductase; this translates as MTTTLITGANKGLGFETARRLIEAGHTVYLGSRDAERGRRAADTLGARPLLIDVTDDASVAAAAETVEADGAGLDVLINNAGIEGRGPGNSVIGAADVTADMMRETFETNVFGTVRVTHAFLPLLRRSAAPVMVNVSSGLASLTGLSTPGTPAYGYPGVAYPASKAAVNMVTVQFAKAFPGMRINAVEPGFTKTDLNGNTGIQTVEEGAEIIVRMAQVGADGPTGGYFAADGPLPW
- a CDS encoding hemerythrin domain-containing protein, with the protein product MGHGGDVIHELTTDHREVEEMFARFEALPTGDSRRKELADQVTIELVRHSVAEEMHLYPAVRRYLPDGDSLADKELEEHSTAERTMKELEGCRPDDPRFDQLMSSLMSEIREHVADEENNLFPRLRQAADAADLEKLGEKVRTAKKTAPTRPHPASPDKPPANKLLAPGAGLIDRLRDALSGRGKSD
- a CDS encoding alpha/beta fold hydrolase, whose protein sequence is MPLTPATGAPVHRLVPSPAGRTHLVEQGEGPLVLLVHGFPESWYSWRHQLPALAAAGYRAVALDVRGYGRSSRPAAPEAYRMLDLVEDCVAVVEALGEPTAAVVGHDWGSNIAATCALLRPEVFRAVAMLSVPYAPPGGPRPTEVFARIGGEDEFYVSYFQEPGRAEAEIEPDVRGWLAGMYAALSADTMPAADAPDPHFVSRGGRMRDRFPAGTLPSWLTEDELDIYAGEFERTGLTGALNRYRNMDRDWADLTAHHGAAITQPSLFAGGTRDASTTWLSEAIEAFPHTLPGLVGSHLLEGCGHWIQQERPEEINRLLTEWLAGLPTA